TTCCTCGCGCTGCCCGGCCCTAGTGCCGTGCTGCTTGGACTAACCGTAGCAGTCCGCGCCGCCGGAACCATCACGGCGGGTTGTCGCTGGTAGCCTCACCCCCCGTGCCCGGGAGTCCCTCGATACTGGATGGCGTCCGCGAGCGGTTCGCCGCCTCAATCGATTTCACGGTGGGGTTGGAGGAGGAGTACCAACTCCTCGACCCAACGTCGTGCGCGCTGGTGCAGCGCTACGAGGACCTGACGGCCGCACCTCCCGCGGCCCTCGCCCCCCACCTCGCGGGTGAACTCATCTCGAGCGAGATCGAGTACCGCACGTCCCCCCACACGACGTTCTTAGCCGCTGCGCGCGACCTCGTGGAGGGGCGCCTCGCCGTTGCTCGCCTGGCGGAGTCGCACGGGGTCGTGATCGGCGTCACCGGCTGCCACCCCTTCAGTCCGTGGCAGGACCAGCACATCATCGACACCGCGCACTACCAACGGGTAGAGAACGAACTCGGCTACATCGCGTGGATCAACAACACGTGGTCGCAGCACCTCCACTGTGGCATTCGCGATGCGGACCGGGCCATCCGTATCTGTACCGCCATGCGCACGGTGCTCCCGGAGATCCTCGCGCTCTCCGCCAACAGCGCGCTCTATCTCGGCAGGGTCACCCGCCTGCACTCCACCCGAACGTCGCTGTTCACTCGTTCCTTCCCCCGGTGCGGCGTGCCCG
This Thermoleophilia bacterium DNA region includes the following protein-coding sequences:
- a CDS encoding YbdK family carboxylate-amine ligase, translating into MSLVASPPVPGSPSILDGVRERFAASIDFTVGLEEEYQLLDPTSCALVQRYEDLTAAPPAALAPHLAGELISSEIEYRTSPHTTFLAAARDLVEGRLAVARLAESHGVVIGVTGCHPFSPWQDQHIIDTAHYQRVENELGYIAWINNTWSQHLHCGIRDADRAIRICTAMRTVLPEILALSANSALYLGRVTRLHSTRTSLFTRSFPRCGVPDPIMDFNEYAEFVRVLERSGSIIESTQIWWSIRPHHDFGTIEVRIADGQTEMTEALAVLALSLALIARFADDLDAGRPLPAHPGRLIEENLWRAQRHGLDGRMIDFTRGEDRPTADAIRELVEFTAPVHDRLGLTPFLARIPMMLTDGNGAQRQARAFAAGQDPVEIHAHVVERTRRSAEETLKIIGQVTSP